In Acanthochromis polyacanthus isolate Apoly-LR-REF ecotype Palm Island chromosome 18, KAUST_Apoly_ChrSc, whole genome shotgun sequence, the following proteins share a genomic window:
- the LOC110946845 gene encoding GTPase IMAP family member 7-like, giving the protein MGSSPSIPDGPPLRIVMIGKTGVGKSAVGNTILGKKRNFFKSNVSSESVTETCERERVDCSRKIHVVDTPGIMDTSKSADSINKEIAKCIHMSSPGPHVFLLVLQINRFTKEEENCVQALEKMFGPEASNYMIVLFTHGDKLRRQNITIHDYLRTGNVKLRELLNRCGNRFHVFNNNSKDRTQVVELIKKTDDMVAANGGSYYSDEMFEKAQKILQQSPNKNTEEPLVRNASFMTELRKKIVEFQDTLSASNKDV; this is encoded by the exons ATGGGCAGCAGCCCCTCAATCCCTGATG GTCCTCCTCTGAGGATTGTGATGATTGGGAAAACTGGTGTTGGGAAGAGTGCCGTTGGTAACACCATCTTGGGCAAAAAGAGAAATTTTTTTAAGTCTAACGTGAGTTCAGAGTCGGTGACGGAGAcctgtgagagagaaagagttgACTGCTCCAGAAAGATCCATGTGGTCGACACCCCTGGTATTATGGATACGTCTAAAAGTGCAGACAGCATAAATAAAGAGATTGCAAAATGCATCCATATGTCGTCTCCAGGCCCTCACGTCTTCCTGCTGGTCCTTCAGATCAACAGGttcaccaaagaagaagaaaactgtgTGCAGGCCCTGGAGAAGATGTTTGGACCAGAGGCATCAAACTACATGATCGTCCTGTTCACTCATGGAGACAAGCTGAGACGACAAAACATAACCATACATGACTATCTACGAACTGGCAATGTGAAACTCAGAGAGCTGCTGAACAGATGCGGCAACAGGTTTCATGTCTTCAACAACAACAGTAAGGACAGAACTCAAGTGGTCGAGCTGATCAAGAAGACTGATGACATGGTGGCAGCAAACGGGGGATCGTACTACAGCGATGAAATGTTTGAAAAGGCCCAGAAGATTCTGCAGCAGAgtccaaacaaaaacacagaagaaccGCTGGTTCGCAACGCATCCTTCATGACTGAGCTACGTAAAAAAATAGTGGAGTTTCAGGACACGCTGTCAGCATCAAACAAAGATGTGTAG